The nucleotide sequence CAGAAATTTTTCTTCTCACTGCAATACAAATTCTAAAAAATTATTAACCAATGGCAGAATTCATTCATCTCCATAATCATAGTCATTACAGTCTTCAGGATGGTGCCTGCACCGTTGATGGATTAATTGCAGCCGCGATTAAATTCAATATGAAATCTGTTGCACTTACAGATCACGGTGTTCTGTACGGTGTGATTGAATTCTATAAAAAAGCAGTAAAAGCAGGCATCAAACCAATTCTTGGAATGGAAGCTTATGTTGTAAATGAAGGTGACAGATTTGAAAGAAAAAGTTCACAATCAAATGGAACCGGAAAACGAAGAAAGAACTACAGCCACTTAATTCTTCTTGCAAAGAACAAAGAAGGATATAAAAATTTAACAAAGCTTTCAACACTCGGACACACGGAAGGATTTTACTACCGACCAAGAATCGATCTTGAACTGCTGAGGAAATATCGTGAAGGATTAGTCTGCACTTCTGCCTGTGCTGGCGGAGTTGTATCAACTCATCTCGTTCACAACGATTATGATAAAGCAAAGCAGGTAGCAAGAACTTACAAAGAAATTTTTGGCGATGATTTCTATCTCGAAATCCAGAATCATAATATGGATGTTGAGAAACCGATACTGGAAAATATGCCGAGGATTGCGAAAGAACTTAATATCAGTTTAGTTGCAACAAATGATTGTCACTACATCGAAAAAGATCACGCTGTTGCGCACAATATACTTTTGCTTCTTGGCGATAAAATGGGTGACGAGATTCATTCAAATCTCAGGTACGGTACCGATCAGATTTATTTTAAATCTGCAGAAGAAATGGTAAAACTTTTCAAGAATCACAAGCAGTCAATTGAAAGCACATTGGAGATTGATTCCAAAATAGATTTGAAACTCGACTTTAATGAATATCACTTTCCGAATTTTCCAATACCAAAAGATTCAAAGGCAAAAAATCTTGATGAATATTTTGAACAGCTTGCCTGGTTGGGATTAGAAAAAAAGAAACTTGAAGTAACAGAAGAAATTGAAGAGCGCTTCAAATACGAAATTGAAACAATTAAAAAAATGGGTTTCTCAGGTTATTTTCTGGTTGTTCAGGATTTTATTAATTCAGCAAAAGAAAAAAATATTCCGGTAGGACCGGGAAGAGGAAGTGCTGCAGGAAGTTTAGTAGCATACGCTTTGGGAATTACGAGTATTAATCCGCTCGATTATAATCTTCTCTTTGAAAGATTTCTGAACCCGGAAAGAAAATCAATGCCTGATATTGATGTTGATTTTGCCGATGATCAGCGTGGAGAAGTAATTGAATACGTTCGGAAAAAATATGGTGATAACAGTGTTAGTCAAATCGTAACATTCAACAGACTTTCCTCAAAAGCCGTTATCAGAGACGTTGCAAGAGTTTTGAAGATACCTATTCCAACTGTCAATAATATCACAAAGCATATTCCTTCAAAATTTGGGAAGGTATATTCAATTGATCAATCACTTGCAGAAGTTCCTGAGTTGAAATGGGTGAAAACTTCAGAAGAACCGCAGATAAAAGAGTTATTTATGCATGCACGTGTTTTAGAGGGAATGAACAGGAATGCATCAAAGCATGCTGCTGGTGTTGTTATTACTCCCGGTGAAGTAAGCGAATATGTTCCGCTTGCAAGTGCTGTCTCTCAGCAGGAAATCGTTACTCAATACAATATGAAAGATATTGAAAACGTTGGTTTGCTGAAGATGGATTTTCTTGGATTGAGGACACTCACAATTATCAGAGACACAATCGATCTTGTTAAGAAAAATTATAATGTTGAAATAAACATTGATGAAATTCCTTCTGAAGATCAGAAAACATATCAGCTTTTTACAAAGGGACAGACGACAGGCATATTTCAGTTT is from Ignavibacteriota bacterium and encodes:
- the dnaE gene encoding DNA polymerase III subunit alpha, which gives rise to MAEFIHLHNHSHYSLQDGACTVDGLIAAAIKFNMKSVALTDHGVLYGVIEFYKKAVKAGIKPILGMEAYVVNEGDRFERKSSQSNGTGKRRKNYSHLILLAKNKEGYKNLTKLSTLGHTEGFYYRPRIDLELLRKYREGLVCTSACAGGVVSTHLVHNDYDKAKQVARTYKEIFGDDFYLEIQNHNMDVEKPILENMPRIAKELNISLVATNDCHYIEKDHAVAHNILLLLGDKMGDEIHSNLRYGTDQIYFKSAEEMVKLFKNHKQSIESTLEIDSKIDLKLDFNEYHFPNFPIPKDSKAKNLDEYFEQLAWLGLEKKKLEVTEEIEERFKYEIETIKKMGFSGYFLVVQDFINSAKEKNIPVGPGRGSAAGSLVAYALGITSINPLDYNLLFERFLNPERKSMPDIDVDFADDQRGEVIEYVRKKYGDNSVSQIVTFNRLSSKAVIRDVARVLKIPIPTVNNITKHIPSKFGKVYSIDQSLAEVPELKWVKTSEEPQIKELFMHARVLEGMNRNASKHAAGVVITPGEVSEYVPLASAVSQQEIVTQYNMKDIENVGLLKMDFLGLRTLTIIRDTIDLVKKNYNVEINIDEIPSEDQKTYQLFTKGQTTGIFQFESPPMREYLKKLQPSSLSDLAAMNALYRPGPMEFIDDFIERKFGRKKVEYLHPVLEDILKETYGVIVYQEQVIQIANKVGGISLAEADILRRAMGKKDLIAMQEQKAKFIKGAVENGINKKVAEEIFNAIDKFANYGFNKSHAVAYSYIAYQTAFLKAHYTAEFLAANLTNEFENTDKVTKFLEDCRKLKIEILPPDINNPSVNFDVVGGKILFGLSAIKNVGKNAVEEIIKSRKKIGRNFASLFDFCLNVDTRIVNKRSLEGLITAGAFDSVHKNRSSLFESVETALEHSHKVQNSKLASGDSLFGGTDDIIIPEPSLKKAEPWSEKEMLAKEREVVGFYVTGHPLRKYEIEYKSFANFHIGEVEENEEIENVRACGIITDVRTKIDKSNKQMAFFTIDDFTGSCECLMFSKVYAEYGKYVQKEEAVFVVGNLESSGDTVKMHINKLLPIDVARNELAGSIRININKDKTPPESLPELRRIMEKYPGKIPVYLQLFSNGSKSSAYGLKNHRVELSNEFFGELNKLFGEDSIFLNTK